The following proteins are co-located in the Castanea sativa cultivar Marrone di Chiusa Pesio chromosome 8, ASM4071231v1 genome:
- the LOC142607388 gene encoding putative calcium-binding protein CML48 isoform X2, translated as MAYSNRYNNNNNSQSYAPSAPSFPGEQSPYTSASAAPNYHAHHSQSYPHGTTTPSSSNSAYGSYGQQYPSSSSSSSSEFPAGTHPDVIRSFQMVDRDRSGFIDENELQQALSSTYNRFSLRTIRLLIFLFKNPNAPLTIGPKEFAALWTCLGQWQRYDKDRSGKIDSFELRDALYGIGYTIPASILQLLVSKYDDGSGRRVELNFDSFVECGLIVKGLTDKFKEKDRQYTGSATLPYDTFMSMVIPFLVSYN; from the exons ATGGCGTACTCaaacagatacaacaacaacaataactcTCAGTCTTATGCTCCTTCTGCACCATCCTTTCCTGGAGAACAATCACCATATACTTCTGCATCAGCTGCTCCAAATTACCATGCCCACCACTCCCAATCCTATCCTCATGGGACTACTACTCCTTCTTCCTCCAATTCTGCTTATGGTTCATATGGGCAACAGtacccatcatcatcatcgtcatcatcatcagaatTTCCAGCTGGGACACACCCAGATGTGATAAGGAGCTTTCAGATGGTGGATAGAGACAGGAGTGGTTTTATTGATGAGAATGAGTTGCAGCAAGCTCTTTCTTCTACCTACAACAGGTTCTCTCTTAGGACCATTCGGCTGCTCATCTTTCTCTTCAAGAATCCCAATGCTCCTCTAACAATTG GGCCAAAAGAGTTTGCTGCACTATGGACTTGTCTTGGTCAATGGCAA AGATATGATAAAGATAGGAGTGGTAAAATTGACTCATTTGAGCTGAGAGATGCTCTCTATGGTATTGGCTATACAATCCCAGCTTCTATTCTCCAACTACTGGTTTCCAAGTATGATGATGGAAGTGGCAGGAGGGTGGAACTTAATTTTGACAGTTTTGTTGA ATGTGGGTTGATTGTGAAG GGTTTGACGGACAAATTTAAAGAGAAGGATAGGCAGTATACCGGTTCAGCAACACTTCCTTATGACACATTCATGTCTATGGTCATCCCTTTTCTTGTATCTTATAATTAA
- the LOC142607388 gene encoding putative calcium-binding protein CML48 isoform X1, translating to MAYSNRYNNNNNSQSYAPSAPSFPGEQSPYTSASAAPNYHAHHSQSYPHGTTTPSSSNSAYGSYGQQYPSSSSSSSSEFPAGTHPDVIRSFQMVDRDRSGFIDENELQQALSSTYNRFSLRTIRLLIFLFKNPNAPLTIGPKEFAALWTCLGQWQAIFQRYDKDRSGKIDSFELRDALYGIGYTIPASILQLLVSKYDDGSGRRVELNFDSFVECGLIVKGLTDKFKEKDRQYTGSATLPYDTFMSMVIPFLVSYN from the exons ATGGCGTACTCaaacagatacaacaacaacaataactcTCAGTCTTATGCTCCTTCTGCACCATCCTTTCCTGGAGAACAATCACCATATACTTCTGCATCAGCTGCTCCAAATTACCATGCCCACCACTCCCAATCCTATCCTCATGGGACTACTACTCCTTCTTCCTCCAATTCTGCTTATGGTTCATATGGGCAACAGtacccatcatcatcatcgtcatcatcatcagaatTTCCAGCTGGGACACACCCAGATGTGATAAGGAGCTTTCAGATGGTGGATAGAGACAGGAGTGGTTTTATTGATGAGAATGAGTTGCAGCAAGCTCTTTCTTCTACCTACAACAGGTTCTCTCTTAGGACCATTCGGCTGCTCATCTTTCTCTTCAAGAATCCCAATGCTCCTCTAACAATTG GGCCAAAAGAGTTTGCTGCACTATGGACTTGTCTTGGTCAATGGCAA GCCATTTTTCAGAGATATGATAAAGATAGGAGTGGTAAAATTGACTCATTTGAGCTGAGAGATGCTCTCTATGGTATTGGCTATACAATCCCAGCTTCTATTCTCCAACTACTGGTTTCCAAGTATGATGATGGAAGTGGCAGGAGGGTGGAACTTAATTTTGACAGTTTTGTTGA ATGTGGGTTGATTGTGAAG GGTTTGACGGACAAATTTAAAGAGAAGGATAGGCAGTATACCGGTTCAGCAACACTTCCTTATGACACATTCATGTCTATGGTCATCCCTTTTCTTGTATCTTATAATTAA